tgtaggtgtgtgtatgtgtgtgtatgtgtgtgtgtgtatgtgtgtgtgcgcgtgcgtgtgtgtgcgcgtgcgtgtgtgtgtgcgcgtgcgtgtgtgtgtgcgcgtgcgtgtgtgtatgtatatatatatttatttatttatttttatttattttgggctTGTTTTTGCAGGAAGCTGGCTGGTCGCTACGCCGCCTTTGGGCATCGGGCCGCCAGGTCCTGCTGTCGTACGACGACGACGCGGCTTCGGGACACGACGAGTTGCTCCCCGACATCCCCTATTGGTGGGCCAACGAGCGCAGCGCCCGCGCCGCCATTAGCTTCCTGGAGTGGAACAAGCAGCTGGGACGGCCACGTGAGTCCGCTTCGTTGCCAGATTCCAACGTTCCGCGGAACGTCCGACAAAATCTGACCCTCTGACCCGTCCCTCCGCAGAGGGCTTCTTCGTGGCGGGCCTCAACCTGACGGCGTACAGGTCGTACATCATGAGCAACCCCAAGCAGTCCCTGCGCACGCTAACCTGCGCCCAGTGGCCCACCCTCAGGGAGTGGACCAAGGAGCAGTGCCCCGGCCCCGAGCCCGCCGCCCTCAACATCATTGCCGGGGACTTTGTGGGCACGCTCCCCCTCTGCCCGCTCATCGTCGCCCTCAACGGAAAGCTGCTTGCCGACAAACACAAGTGGATGCCACCTAGCTAGCGTGTAGCTAGCGTCTAGCTAGCGCCTAGCTATCCCCAATCTAGGGCCAAATTAGCGCCAGCTGGCGCTAGCCTAGCAAGCACTTAACTAACGCCAAGCTAGTGTCTAGATGGCGCATAGCTAGTGTCTAGCTGGCGCATAGCTAGTGTCTAGCTGGCGCATAGCTAGTGTCTAGCTGGCGCATAGCTAGTGTCTAGCTGGCGCATAGCTAGTGTCTAGCTGGCGCATAGCTAGTGTCTAGCTGGCGCATAGCTAGTGTCTAGCTGGCGCATAGCTAGTGTCTAGCTGGCGCATAGCTAGTGTCTAGCTGGCGCATAGCTAGTGCCAAGCTAGCGTCTAGCTAGTGCCAAGCTAGGGTCTAGCTAGTGCCAAGCTAGGGTCTAGCTAGTGCCAAGCTAGCGTCTAGCTAGTGCCAAGCTAGCGTCTAGCTAGTGCCAAGCTAGGGTCTAACTAGTGCCAAGCTAGGGTCTAGCTAGTGCCAAGCTAGGGTCTAGCTAGTGCCAAGCTAGCGTCTAGCTAGTGCCAAGCTAGCGTCTAGCTAGTGCCAAGCTAGCGTCTAGCTAGTGCCAAGCTAGCGTCTAGCTAGTGCCAAGCTAGCGTCTAGCTAGTGCCAAGCTAGCGTCTAGCTAGTGCCAAGCTAGCGTCTAGCTAGTGCCAAGCTAGCGTCTAGCTAGTGCCAAGCTAGCGTCTAGCTAGTGCCAAGCTAGCGTCTAGCTAGTGCCAAGCTAGCGTCTAGCTAGTGCCAAGCTAGCGTCTAGCTAGTGCCAAGCTAGCGCCAAATTAGCGCCAGCTGGCGCTAGCTAAGTGCTTGCTAGGCTAGCGCCAGCTTCAGAACTCTTctgccttttttaaaagaatatacTCATAACTCCTCATTTCTcttttgtctgccattgacggtgctaaacGAGCAGTTCATTTGAAACAAGAGGCTTCCAATgagctcccacttcaaatggattggacgtctactactgATAAACTTCAGAAAAGGAGGGTGAATCATGGCCAGAGGTAGGACTAattttgtgtctttttaaaaaaattgtatgccattgacggcactagacgacCAATCCAGTTTGAAACGGGCGGTTCAAAATCTATTCAGTTGTCACGTgatcggacgtctatccccATCAAAGGCAGCGAAAGAATTAATACTTGGGTCATTCCATAACTAggtgttatttttaaacatacCTTTTTACTCATGTATATTTGaagaaatatttgtatattagaAATGGGCAGTTTTATCGTGATCAGGAAAAATGACGTTTgattttgtgtgtctaaaatcaTCCAGGGTGTCGGGACTTTGTTGCACGGTTGCCGTGGAGACCAAATGAAGCTGTAAAGTAAGACAAAgatgtgataattatcgatattgACTCGTGTTTTCATATCGCCCAGGCCTAGTAAATATCATTCCAGAAGGATTTGGAttcaaaaagtgtatttttattaACGGCTTTATTCAGCGGCGTCCACCCGGGGCTCGCCAAACATCTTCTTGTAGCGTCCGTAAGCGGCGGCGCCGATGACGACCTCCACCACGGCCGAGCCCTCGTCGGCGTCCACCTCCACGTCCCGCACGGCCGCTTCCCTGTACAGCCAGCTGGCGGCGGGCGGAGGATCGGGCGGTTGACGGGGGCGCCGTAGACGGGCGGGGAGCGCCGGACTCACCTGAGCTGTGGCGTGGCGAGGTCCACTTTCAAGGTGAGCGCATGTTTGCCCGTGGCCGCCATGGCGCGGCGTTCCACCTCCGCCTCCAGGGCGTCCAGGCCGTGGCCGTTCAGCGCCGAGACGGCCACCGCGTCAGCCACCACGTCGGCTTCCGTCAGGACGTAGCTGTGGAAAATGGCGGCCGAAAGAACCAATGTCAGTCACGCActcaaaaaaactgaattggtggccagccaatcacagggcagaacgACACATATAACCAATcagtcatagctaggggcaatttagagtgtccaatcagcctagcatgcatgtttttggaatgtgggaggaaagtggagtaccccgagaaaacccacgcagaacatgcaaactccacacaggtggagcgacctggatttgaacccagaaccccaaactgtgaggccgacctgctaaccactcagaaaaaaaaatgtgtttttggaatgtgggagaaaagcggagtaccccgagaaaacccacgcagaacatgcaaactccacacaggtggagcgacctggatttgaacccagaaccccaaactgtgaggccgacgcgctaactactcagaaaaaaattgtgtttttggaatgtgggaggaaagcggagtaccccgagaaaacccacgcagaacatgcaaactccacacaggtggagtgacctggatttgaacccagaaccccaagctgtgaggctgacctgCTAaccattcagaaaaaaatgaaaaatgtccaattccTATGTAAAAAACAACTTCCTATCAGATTAAATGAAaaccaaaatggcggcccgccTACTTTTCGACGAGGTCGATCTTGTTGTGGACTTCAATCATGGACCCGAGCAGCGCTTCGGGAACTCGCAGGTTCCTCAAAACCTTCATCACGTTGGCCTTCTGATTGACATTCTCCGGGTGACTCACGTCTCGCACGTGGAGCAAGACGTCCTGGCGAGCGAGCGGAGTGGGCGGGCCTTAGGTCAATGGTCGCCTGCGGTTAGCCGTCGACCTCCTCACCGAGTGCTTGATGTCGTCCAGCGTGGCGGCGAAGGACTCCACCAGCTGATGCGGCAGCTGCGACAGGAAGCCCACCGTGTCCACGTAGAGGACGGCCAGGCGTCCGGGTAGGACGCCGCCGTGCACCGTCACGTCCAGCGTGGCGAAGAGCTTGTCTCGGGGGCGGAGCCCCGCGTCGCCCGTCAGCGCTTTGATCAGCGTGGTTTTGCCTGCAAAGGGAAAATGTACAgtcgactgggataggctccggcaccctcaaCGACCCTGGCGAGGCTCCTCCTGACCACAGTTGGTGTATCCCAGCACGGAGACGAGCGGGAAGTCTTTATGCTTGCGGCGAGAGCGAAGCATCTGGCGCTTCCTGCCGAGCTTGTCCAACGCCGAGCGGATCTTGAGCTCGCGTTCCCTCAGCAGCCGCTGCCGGACCTCCAGCTGCGTCTCGCCTGcggacaaacaaaaacatctcaCATCACCATATGAAACATTCAGTATTTTCCACCTTTATCTGCATAAGTAGACCTTTTGAGCAATACACATTTCTGCCACTGGAGGGCACTGTTGGGAATTTACGCGCCATTGTCAAAGATGGTATTTCGGAGcggtaaaagattttttttccattttgtgagCCTTTTTCCTGGTGACgcgtacaaaaataaagctcaatatgaTCTAATGTGTTTcaaattgtttcctttttttaatcgttAATTTTTGCAAAGAAACAACAACGAATCAACGATGACTCACGTTTCCGTTTTAGCTAACGCTGCTTTTAGCGACCGACATGtcgttgaaaaggaagtgagtgctgtactttcaaaataatggaatgCTTTTTGCAATATTTGAATTGTGTTTTATGAAAATTGCTGGAAAAGAAACAATTATTTTGTGGTTTTAATATAAAATGCGTAAGTAGTAGTTTGGTAAATACTAGTGGAAGTTTGGTCGTATTTGTCTCCTGTGAATAATTAATTAATCTGGTGTTATCTGGAGGTGGGAAGGGGTCACATGACCCAATCCGCGTTCGCCACAAGGTTCACCTGAGCCGCCGATGTACCGGCTACCGCCGCCCTGCTGGTCCAAGTTGAGGATTTCGTTCTTTAGACGTGACCTGGCGAGAAAAATTGAGGCTTTGGTGGCCATTTTGTGGCAGTTTCATTACCATTACCTGAGCAGAGGGATTTCAGCCAGCGAGATTTGCAACTTGGCTTCTTTGGTTTTGGCGTTGGAGCGGAAAATGTGCAAAACCAGCGTGTAGCGGTCCAACACCTTCACCCCCCAGGCCTCCTCAAACTCCCTCTGAAGAACAACACatacaaaatgatttaaatttgaATCTTGGACTATTTGAATAgttacaatgtctttttttttccatttatttttgggaaagtTATTAATTGTAGACAACCGTTAttcaaaatggtaaaaaaaaattatttttaattaacagtgaatgcaattcacaaactaataaaataaaagcatatATAAATGgttatttgactttttatttctttaaaatgtacatgcaattcaattcaactatTATTGgatcaaatgaaaaacattaaatagaCGTGTTTGAAAATCTCGCAAAACAAGTCaaccatttatttttctctgtaAAATGGtcgctttattttgaaaaatattctttATTATCTGAAGTAAGTTGATGAttcgatgaaaaaaaaactataaaaaggTCAATTCAAATTGCTTGTTATTTTTACTGACAGtaacaacaaataaattaaattaaagaatctaaaattttaaataaatacacaaatttcTTCAAGATTCgagtaaatattatttttttaaatagttaacCTATGCATCCAATTATCAAAtgacataaatatttttttcaaaatgaagctAATGATCAAATGGTGACCTCCATCCTTTAACAACCCctccacccccaaaaaacagcacAAAAATCACCTCTGACGCCGGCGAGAGACGCTCCACGTTGACGAACACAGCCGTCACGCCCGCCGCCTGTCTGATCCTCTCTACGTGAGGATAAAGAACGCGACTCAACACCAATCTCCTCCTCTTCTCCATCCTTCACCAGCCCCATTCAAACCCGTGATCATCTGGAAGTTTCCTTTCCCAAAGATCTTCTTCTTCTCCGGTGTCTTGGTGGACACAACCAGCCGGTCCGCCACCGTCCACTTATCCAAGGTGTTGACGAGTGCCTCCGCCTCCGCCATCATCAGCTCAGCTGTCAATTTCCAACAACGAGAAGGTTTAGATCCACCCAGACGACACCTGAGTGACGTTTACGTCTACCTGTGGTCAAATATTGCTTCCTGCTCCCCCACTTGACATCGGGATGAACCACAAAGACCCGTTGTTGGTTCCCCAGATTAGCCGTGGTGGGCTGCATCTCCTGGAAGAGCTCTTCAACTTCTTCATCCTCCATCCAATCTTCTTCCCCATCATCTTCGTCCTGAGTGAAGCCTGAAAAGTTACATAAATTCCATCAAATATGTCCAGTATTCAGACCAGGACGAGTACTTTTACCACCTTTGTTTACGGTGAAGTCGTCTGAGTGTCTCGAGGTGAAGCCAGAGAGGCCAAAAGCTCTCCTGCAATGCGGGACGAGGTCACCTCCACGCCGGGGGAGGAAGCTTATCCACGGCCGGGTAAGTGAAGCTGCTGCCCGGTTGTTGAGTGTGCAGGCTCGGTGGATAAACGACGACCATGTGGAGAGATTTCTCACGGTTGCCATGTTGGGCAAAGGGACCGCTTGTTCGTGTCATTTAAAATAACTTCATTTTATGCAGTTAAAGCGTAGTTATATTATAATAATCCCTGAAATTATGTTAGCATTAGACTGCTCTTGCTAGCTACTATGATAttg
Above is a genomic segment from Stigmatopora argus isolate UIUO_Sarg chromosome 8, RoL_Sarg_1.0, whole genome shotgun sequence containing:
- the gtpbp6 gene encoding putative GTP-binding protein 6; translated protein: MATVRNLSTWSSFIHRACTLNNRAAASLTRPWISFLPRRGGDLVPHCRRAFGLSGFTSRHSDDFTVNKGGFTQDEDDGEEDWMEDEEVEELFQEMQPTTANLGNQQRVFVVHPDVKWGSRKQYLTTAELMMAEAEALVNTLDKWTVADRLVVSTKTPEKKKIFGKGNFQMITERIRQAAGVTAVFVNVERLSPASEREFEEAWGVKVLDRYTLVLHIFRSNAKTKEAKLQISLAEIPLLRSRLKNEILNLDQQGGGSRYIGGSGETQLEVRQRLLRERELKIRSALDKLGRKRQMLRSRRKHKDFPLVSVLGYTNCGKTTLIKALTGDAGLRPRDKLFATLDVTVHGGVLPGRLAVLYVDTVGFLSQLPHQLVESFAATLDDIKHSDVLLHVRDVSHPENVNQKANVMKVLRNLRVPEALLGSMIEVHNKIDLVENYVLTEADVVADAVAVSALNGHGLDALEAEVERRAMAATGKHALTLKVDLATPQLSWLYREAAVRDVEVDADEGSAVVEVVIGAAAYGRYKKMFGEPRVDAAE